ATGGTCAGGTCCCTCGGACGCGTTCCGACATCCAATGCGGAGCATATGGTCACAGTTTGTTTTTCGTGCCGTGATCGAACGAATTAATTCCTGGAGTCGGAATTTCAGGAAATCTTAATATCCTAAAATTTTACAAATCCATGCATAGCCAAAGTAATAAATTGCCTCAATAGAGCCGATACGCTTCGGAAAATCACGGGGTTTGCGGCGTTTTCGATAAAAATAACTTCTCTTGAACGGCACAATGAGGTGCGCTTTACACAATTATACATCTCAAGTCCGCAAACACGCACCAAAACAGGAGAAACTACATGTATCAGGAATGAAATTTTGCACTGCAATATTATTTTGCACCGCACTTTCATTCCGTAAGAAACGGCTCATATTGTAACAAAAGGTGATCGGGCCGTCCGAGTGTCGCAACTTCACGGCTATCGCACCGATCGGCGCACTCGCCCATTCGGCGCAATTTCAGGCGCCGGTGGCAGGAAGGGCGGCGAAATCGGGGCAAAAAAGACGGCCTGCGCGATTCTCCGAGAAGGCCACAACCCGCCTTAACGGAAGCGCAACACAAATGGGGAAGGATCGGAACAGGCTCCGCCCCACGCTGGTTAATCCTGGTGATTGCAAGCGATTGAGCAGGAACCTATAGTTCGAACGAGCCTCAGGGAGAAGGCAGACCACCGATGAAACCTGCGCCGGAAACGAAATGGCGGGACAGCATGGCCTACGCGCCGCGCTTCTTCCTGAGCATGGGTATCGCGCTCGTGGCTTTCGCCGTGGTCACCTATATCAGTACGGGCTCCATCGCGACCACCGCCCTCCAGACCCTCATCTGCGCGGTGCTCATCCAGGTCGGCTATTTCCTGACAACGCTTTATCTCGTCTGGCGTACTGCCAAGGCGCGCAAGGCAGACAGCGAGCTAGGGCGAGCGAAACCGGACCTCGAAAAGGCAAAACCCAAGGTCTCCGTTCCGATGAACGAGCCGGGCCACTCCAAGCCCTGACAGGCCCCCCGATCCGGCAGGGCCGTTTTTGTGCCCCCTTTCCCTTTCATGCTGCATTGCAGCGCGGGCAAGCCCGCGCCGACAGTTCAATGCAGGAAGAGAGGTATGTCGTGACCCCGGATGAAAAGGTCTGCGTCATCATTGCCGCGAAGAATGCGGAGGAAACGATCGGCCGGGCCGTGCGCTCGGCGCTTGCGGAACCTGAAGTCGACGAGGTCGTCGTGGTGGACGACGGATCGGACGATCGCACCCTCGCAGCGGCCGCCGCGGCCGACGATACGACCCGGCGGCTCGACATCATCCGCTTCCGCACCAATCGCGGCCCCTCTGCCGCCCGCAACCACGCCATCGCCGTTTCCCGCGCACCGTTGATCAGCATTCTCGATGCCGACGACTTCTTCTTTCCCGGCCGCTTCCGCCGCATGCTCGCCTGCCCGGACTGGGACTTCATCGCCGACAACATCGCCTTCATGGAAGACGCCGATCCCGCCCGGGAGCCGGAAGACTTCCCCCCGCAGCCGCGCCGGCTCGACCTGAAGGATTTCATCCTCGGCAACATCTCGCGCCGCGGCGCGCCACGCGGCGAACTCGGGTTCCTGAAGCCGGTCATGCGCCGCGCATTTCTCGACACCCATGGCCTCGGCTATCGCGAAGACATGCGGCTCGGGGAGGATTACGAGCTCTATGTGCGCGCCCTTCTTGCCGGCGCCCGCTACACCGTCATCGAAAGCTGCGGCTACGGGGCGGTGGTGCGACCCAATTCGCTCAGCGGACAGCACCGGACGAAAGACCTCGAAGCGCTGCACGCAGCCGAGCGCACGATCCTTGCCACCGGCAATGTGCCCTCCGAGGCGGCCGATGCCATGCGCCGCCACTGCCGCCAGATCGGCCAGCGCCATGCGCTGCGCCATTTCCTCGACCGCAAGCGCGAGGGGGGCGCAGGCGCAGCTCTCGCCTATGCCGTCGAAAACCCTGCCGTCATGCCGGCCATCGCCGGCGGCATCCTGCGCGACAAGCTGGAAGCGGCCCACAGGCGCGTGCGGCCGGCACCTTCGACACCGCAAGACGGTTTGCGCTACCTGCTGCCCGCAGGGCAATAGGCCCCGCCTTGCGCGAAAGGACGCCCCATCTTCCTTCTCCTCGCAACAGGAGAGAAGGAAGATGGATGGAGCCGGGCAATCTGGGAACGACGATCCCCTCGACCCTCAAAGATAATCCCGCCGAACCCCTTCCAGCACCTCATAGAGCCGTTCCTTGCGTTCCGAAAGGCGAGCCTCCCCGCTGAGCTGCGGCTCCGCCCGGCTCGCCTGCCAAAGGGCCAGCGTCGAGGGCGCGGCGAGAACCTGCTTGGCGGCAAGGCGCAAGCCCGAGCGGGGCGCAGCCTGAAGCACCACCGCTTCCCCCTCCCCGGCCGCATGCGTCGCCCCGTCATAGTCGACGCCCCAGAAGCGGGCACCCTTGATGACCGCTTCGGCGCGGGTGGAGATCGGGATGCGCCGGGCCACGGGGTCGACGCCCACGGTCGCGGCCCAGTCCCGCCATTTGAAACCATTGATATTGGCCGAGGTGCTGACCGCCACCCAGGGCACGCGGAAGGCATCGGCAAGGATGGCGCCATGCATGGATTCGGCGACGATCAGCTCACACGCGGCGATCTGTCCGATCACGTCCTTCGCCTCGCCGCGCGGATCGATATAGTGCAGGCCGGCCGTGGCGCAGACGACGGGCCACAGGCCTGCCACCGCCGATTCCCAATGGGGAACGAAGGCGCATTTTGTGCGCTTCGGCAGGTTGGCAAACTCCGGCATGTCGGCGACCAGCACCGCCGGATCGATGATGCCGAGTTCTTCCGGCACACCGA
This genomic stretch from Roseateles sp. XES5 harbors:
- a CDS encoding exopolysaccharide production repressor protein, which gives rise to MKPAPETKWRDSMAYAPRFFLSMGIALVAFAVVTYISTGSIATTALQTLICAVLIQVGYFLTTLYLVWRTAKARKADSELGRAKPDLEKAKPKVSVPMNEPGHSKP
- a CDS encoding glycosyltransferase family 2 protein, whose protein sequence is MTPDEKVCVIIAAKNAEETIGRAVRSALAEPEVDEVVVVDDGSDDRTLAAAAAADDTTRRLDIIRFRTNRGPSAARNHAIAVSRAPLISILDADDFFFPGRFRRMLACPDWDFIADNIAFMEDADPAREPEDFPPQPRRLDLKDFILGNISRRGAPRGELGFLKPVMRRAFLDTHGLGYREDMRLGEDYELYVRALLAGARYTVIESCGYGAVVRPNSLSGQHRTKDLEALHAAERTILATGNVPSEAADAMRRHCRQIGQRHALRHFLDRKREGGAGAALAYAVENPAVMPAIAGGILRDKLEAAHRRVRPAPSTPQDGLRYLLPAGQ
- a CDS encoding polysaccharide pyruvyl transferase family protein, whose amino-acid sequence is MKPYYWESQHGNFGDDLNLWLWDFLLPGLREAHADVLLVGVGTVLNSALLPKEGRKLVLGSGFGYGTLPDMRDRDQWDVRCVRGPLTAAKVGVPEELGIIDPAVLVADMPEFANLPKRTKCAFVPHWESAVAGLWPVVCATAGLHYIDPRGEAKDVIGQIAACELIVAESMHGAILADAFRVPWVAVSTSANINGFKWRDWAATVGVDPVARRIPISTRAEAVIKGARFWGVDYDGATHAAGEGEAVVLQAAPRSGLRLAAKQVLAAPSTLALWQASRAEPQLSGEARLSERKERLYEVLEGVRRDYL